Proteins encoded by one window of Arachis ipaensis cultivar K30076 chromosome B04, Araip1.1, whole genome shotgun sequence:
- the LOC107635231 gene encoding subtilisin-like protease Glyma18g48580: MGRYIFYLHLLVSSFLLSTFFLNAAQATKKCYIVYLGAHSHGPNPSSYDLESATNSHHDLLTSTLGSHEKAKEAIIYSYNKHINGFAALLEEEEAAQISKNPNVVSVFLSKEYKPHTTRSWEFLGLHRRNGMNTAWQKGRYGENTIIANIDTGVWPESKSFSDKGIGPVPAKWRGGNVCEINKFRGSKKTPCNRKLIGARYFSKGYEASIGKIAPSQHTARDFEGHGTHTLSTAGGNFVPGASVFGNGNGTAKGGSPRARVAAYKVCWSTIDETSCHGADVLSAIDQAISDGVDVISISAGGRTEVNPNEIFTDEVSIGAFHALSRNVVVVASAGNEGPTPSSVVNVAPWVFTVAASTIDRDFSSNVTLGNNQQVTGASLFVNLPSSQSFPLILASDARFANATIQNAQLCMPGTLDPAKARGKIVMCLRGGKIRSVAEGQEALSAGAVGVVMENDAQSGNTVLAEPHVLSTTNVAKNNQDKNVHDYYNSTTSPTINMSAARTLLGTKPAPVMASFSSRGPNPIQPSILKPDITAPGVNILASYSLAASASNLPSDTRRGFRFNVLQGTSMSCPHISGVAGLLKTRHPNWSPAAIKSAIMTTATTQDNTNGAIQDAFDNTLATPFAYGSGHVQPDLAMDPGLVYDITILDYLSFLCASGYSQSLIASLNSNKNFICSGSHRVTDLNYPSITLPNLGSDAENVTRTVTNVGPPGTYVANAKLPGFNIVVVPSSLTFKRVGEKKRFQVIVKARSVSQNGNYQFGELKWTNGKHIVRSPIVVRRTS; encoded by the exons ATGGGTCGTTATATCTTTTACCTTCATCTTCTTGTttcatcttttcttctttctactTTCTTTCTGAATGCTGCACAAGCCACCAAAAAG TGCTACATTGTGTATTTGGGAGCACATTCTCATGGTCCAAACCCTTCGTCTTATGACCTTGAATCCGCTACAAATTCTCATCATGATTTACTAACTTCAACCTTGGGAAG CCATGAGAAGGCCAAAGAAGCAATTATTTATTCATATAATAAACACATAAATGGCTTTGCTGCACTACTCGAAGAGGAAGAAGCAGCACAAATTTCAA AAAACCCAAATGTTGTGTCAGTGTTCTTGAGCAAAGAGTATAAACCACACACTACACGTTCATGGGAGTTTCTTGGACTGCACAGGAGGAATGGTATGAACACAGCATGGCAGAAAGGGAGATATGGTGAAAATACAATCATAGCTAACATTGATACAG GTGTTTGGCCTGAATCTAAGAGTTTTAGTGACAAAGGAATAGGTCCTGTTCCAGCAAAATGGCGTGGCGGTAATGTGTGTGAAATTAACAAATTTCGTGGTTCAAAGAAAACTCCATGCAACAG GAAACTAATCGGAGCAAGATACTTCAGCAAAGGTTACGAGGCAAGCATAGGCAAAATTGCGCCATCACAGCACACGGCACGTGACTTCGAAGGCCATGGCACCCACACTCTATCAACGGCCGGAGGCAACTTCGTACCCGGCGCAAGCGTTTTCGGCAACGGCAACGGCACCGCAAAGGGTGGATCACCAAGAGCCAGGGTTGCTGCCTACAAGGTGTGCTGGTCAACGATCGACGAGACAAGCTGCCATGGCGCAGACGTGTTGTCCGCCATTGACCAAGCCATCAGCGACGGCGTTGACGTCATCTCCATTTCGGCTGGTGGCAGAACAGAGGTAAACCCTAATGAGATATTCACCGATGAGGTGTCCATAGGAGCGTTCCATGCGCTTTCAAGAAACGTTGTTGTTGTTGCTTCGGCGGGGAATGAAGGACCCACACCTTCAAGTGTTGTCAACGTGGCTCCATGGGTATTCACGGTTGCTGCTAGCACCATTGATAGGGACTTCAGCAGTAACGTAACTCTTGGTAACAATCAACAAGTCACG GGAGCCAGTCTTTTCGTAAACTTACCATCCAGTCAATCCTTTCCTCTGATCCTTGCATCTGATGCTAGATTTGCTAATGCCACAATTCAAAACGC TCAACTTTGTATGCCTGGAACACTCGATCCAGCAAAAGCAAGGGGCAAAATAGTCATGTGCCTTCGAGGTGGGAAAATAAGGTCAGTTGCTGAAGGCCAAGAAGCTTTATCTGCAGGTGCAGTTGGAGTGGTTATGGAAAACGATGCTCAAAGTGGAAACACAGTTCTAGCTGAGCCTCATGTTTTGTCCACTACAAATGTGGCTAAAAATAACCAGGACAAAAATGTTCATGATTATTACAACAGTACCAC GAGCCCTACTATTAACATGTCTGCAGCAAGAACATTGCTTGGAACAAAGCCAGCTCCAGTTATGGCCTCATTCTCATCTAGAGGTCCAAATCCGATTCAACCATCAATACTCAAG CCTGATATAACTGCACCAGGGGTAAACATACTGGCTTCATATTCCTTAGCAGCAAGTGCATCTAACTTGCCATCAGACACACGCCGCGGGTTCCGGTTCAATGTGCTACAAGGAACTTCCATGTCATGCCCTCATATCTCTGGTGTTGCTGGTCTTCTCAAAACTCGTCATCCAAATTGGTCTCCAGCAGCTATTAAATCCGCAATCATGACCACAG CAACTACTCAAGATAACACCAATGGAGCTATACAAGATGCATTTGATAATACATTAGCCACACCTTTTGCTTATGGTTCAGGGCATGTTCAACCAGACTTAGCCATGGACCCTGGACTTGTTTATGACATTACCATTCTTGATTACTTGAGCTTCTTATGTGCTTCTGGATACAGTCAAAGCCTCATAGCATCACTCAATTCCAACAAGAACTTCATATGCTCTGGATCTCACAGAGTAACAGACTTAAATTACCCTTCAATCACATTACCAAATCTCGGATCTGACGCGGAGAATGTTACTCGCACGGTTACTAATGTTGGACCTCCAGGAACATATGTTGCAAATGCAAAGTTGCCTGGATTTAACATTGTTGTGGTGCCAAGTTCCTTAACGTTCAAGAGAGTTGGTGAGAAGAAGAGGTTCCAAGTAATTGTGAAGGCAAGAAGTGTGAGTCAGAATGGGAATTATCAATTTGGAGAGTTGAAATGGACAAATGGGAAGCACATTGTTAGAAGTCCAATTGTTGTGAGGCGCACATCATGA
- the LOC107637205 gene encoding uncharacterized protein LOC107637205: protein MTVNGRPENNPADHQPTEQERDLLQRSIKKVRKGEEGFTGTSILTPRIEDWMLEEPEPGKRSYANMVRGENPEDEIELGDSEDDDMSREEGSQPEDIPETENEETTDKHNNTSKSDIKVVDLGEGLFNILISEAAERELWKPWWRSLIVKLLGRKIGYAAMKRRLETIWGRFGGIDVIDLGNDFYIVKFLAQDDLDHALLDGPWKIYDHYLAIRLWEPNFNPLLTTIDKITAWVRLPGLPIELYNDQILRKIGDLIGKTCKVDYNTSHLCRGKFARLCVEVDLTKPLLGRYMVNGKLYNIEYEGIHQICFTCGKVDHDQKNCAMGKERVEQSNDKQDANKDQAGNEAYNQAQTGNNNQTKQDDKEETSRKDKGKAIMNQSNDNFGPWMVVQRQRRGKKESKEEGTKNGAGTSKTTEKKRDISRFSVLEIEEPQQGTEEPQANNEAENTHQNNNTSQHHMTKAKPQLEQQTEAIRGSKSKNTSSQAKQYTRKNLVTRNQKNIQPEVETKDIPRSRQEAACKENWIEANDDTQDQEEQHAEKETNTQQNMEEDKPPDPTHLSESRREDMELEIQKEISKLVEGVDFETPPSKGWKDEESADMQLN from the coding sequence ATGACCGTTAACGGGAGGCCGGAAAATAATCCGGCCGACCACCAACCCACCGAACAGGAACGTGATCTCCTACAACGAAGCATTAAAAAAGTGAGAAAGGGTGAGGAGGGATTCACTGGCACCTCCATCCTCACTCCAAGAATTGAAGACTGGATGCTGGAAGAACCGGAACCCGGTAAAAGGTCATATGCTAATATGGTCCGAGGAGAAAACCCAGAAGATGAGATCGAGCTGGGAGACTCTGAAGATGACGACATGTCAAGGGAAGAAGGCAGCCAACCTGAAGACATCCCTGAAACAGAAAACGAAGAAACAACAGATAAACATAACAATACAAGCAAATCAGATATCAAAGTGGTGGACTTGGGGGAAGGCCTCTTCAACATCCTGATCAGTGAAGCAGCGGAACGTGAACTATGGAAACCTTGGTGGAGGTCTCTAATAGTCAAACTGCTAGGAAGGAAAATAGGCTATGCAGCCATGAAGAGAAGATTGGAAACTATTTGGGGCAGATTTGGTGGTATTGATGTCATAGATTTGGGAAATGATTTCTATATCGTTAAATTCTTGGCACAGGATGATCTTGATCATGCTCTACTAGATGGTCCTTGGAAGATATATGACCACTACTTGGCTATTAGGCTGTGGGAACCAAACTTCAATCCTCTTCTTACAACCATAGACAAGATCACAGCTTGGGTTAGATTACCCGGACTCCCCATAGAGCTCTACAATGACCAAATTCTAAGGAAGATAGGAGATCTCATTGGAAAAACTTGCAAGGTTGACTACAACACCTCCCATCTCTGTAGAGGAAAGTTTGCAAGATTGTGCGTGGAGGTTGATCTCACGAAACCTCTCCTTGGGAGATACATGGTCAATGGAAAGCTATACAACATAGAATATGAAGGTATACATCAAATATGTTTTACTTGCGGAAAAGTGGACCATGATCAAAAGAATTGTGCCATGGGAAAAGAAAGAGTAGAACAGTCCAATGATAAGCAAGATGCCAATAAGGATCAAGCGGGAAATGAAGCCTACAACCAAGCGCAAACAGGGAACAATAATCAAACAAAACAAGATGACAAAGAAGAAACCAGTAGAAAGGACAAAGGAAAAGCCATAATGAATCAGAGCAATGACAATTTTGGCCCTTGGATGGTAGTCCAAAGACAAAGAAGGGGGAAaaaagaatcaaaagaagagggCACTAAAAATGGAGCAGGTACCAGCAAGACCACAGAAAAGAAAAGGGATATTTCAAGATTTAGTGTCCTCGAAATAGAAGAACCACAGCAAGGTACTGAAGAACCACAAGCAAACAACGAAGCCGAAAACACCCACCAGAACAACAACACAAGCCAGCACCATATGACAAAAGCTAAACCCCAACTAGAACAACAAACGGAGGCAATAAGAGGAAGCAAGTCCAAAAACACAAGTTCCCAAGCCAAACAATACACAAGAAAAAATCTAGTTACAAGGAACCAAAAGAACATACAACCTGAAGTAGAAACCAAAGACATTCCCAGAAGCCGTCAAGAAGCGGCATGCAAAGAAAACTGGATAGAAGCTAATGATGACACTCAAGATCAGGAGGAACAACATGCAGAAAAAGAGACAAATACACAGCAAAATATGGAAGAAGACAAACCACCTGACCCCACACACCTATCGGAAAGCAGAAGAGAAGATATGGAGTTAGAAATTCAGAAGGAAATATCAAAATTAGTTGAAGGGGTTGACTTTGAAACCCCACCTAGCAAGGGTTGGAAAGATGAAGAATCTGCAGATATGCAGTTAAActaa